TAAAAATTTTAAGCCAAGGAGCTAAAATGAAAATTTTATCACTGCTTACGGCGCTACTTTTTGGAGCGGTATGTGGCTTTGCAAATGATGGCAAAGTAAGAAGTATCGACATCTACGTCACGCTATACTACTCAGCAAATGCTGGCAAGGTGGAGTACGTCAAGGTCTATGACAAGATAGATGGGCTTTTAAAAAGTGGCAAAGAAGAGGACTTTAAAAAGGCTGAAAAGATCGTGCAAGACGCCCCACAAATGGTCTCTCCGATAACTCTTTTTGTCCTTTCAGCTCGCGCATACGATCTTGGACTTCGCGATGATGCGGTATTTTGGTTTTATGCGGCAAAAAATCGCGCGATCTTACTAAGAGGTGTTATAGACATGGAGGGCGAGAAATTTACTGACGTGGTGGCCGCGATAGGGGCGTTTATGAAGCTTGTTGGCGACGTGGTCAATCCTTATGCATTTTGCGATATCAAAAAGCAACAAGAGATCGCTGATAAAGCGC
The Campylobacter concisus DNA segment above includes these coding regions:
- a CDS encoding cytochrome-c oxidase produces the protein MKILSLLTALLFGAVCGFANDGKVRSIDIYVTLYYSANAGKVEYVKVYDKIDGLLKSGKEEDFKKAEKIVQDAPQMVSPITLFVLSARAYDLGLRDDAVFWFYAAKNRAILLRGVIDMEGEKFTDVVAAIGAFMKLVGDVVNPYAFCDIKKQQEIADKALEWTKKNAYEAMFSPEFSSPHEDRKAALAKGIEKLEARNKKEKDYFLDKDNLANFKAMRKQNGTDEKFCF